In Roseomonas fluvialis, one genomic interval encodes:
- a CDS encoding M20 aminoacylase family protein, protein MSALDAIRRHHAALAEIRRDLHAHPELGMAEHRTAEVVARELESLGIEVHRGVGGTGVVGVLRNGSGNRAIGLRADMDALPIQEPADMPFRSTTPGVMHACGHDGHTTMLLGAARYLAETKNFDGIVHFIFQPGEEGCGGALAMLADGLFERFPCDAIFGMHNRPGMPIGQYGIRPGPTAAGGAFFDIAVSGKGAHGARPEASIDPVLAACHITSALQSIVSRTLSPRDPAVVSVTKVIGGEAYNVIPETATISGTARFFTREVGTQIEAAMRRVAEGVAAGFGATATTDWRLIFAPTINDPAQTEAYAEAAADLVGADKVARDNPPGMGSEDFSFMMERVPGAYIHVGNGDGAMPHNPRYAFNDDAIPYGAALYARVVERGLSRG, encoded by the coding sequence ATGTCCGCCCTCGACGCCATCCGCCGCCACCACGCAGCCCTCGCCGAGATCCGCCGCGACCTGCATGCGCACCCGGAACTCGGCATGGCGGAGCACCGGACGGCCGAGGTCGTGGCGCGCGAATTGGAATCGCTGGGCATCGAGGTGCATCGCGGCGTGGGCGGCACCGGCGTGGTGGGCGTGCTCCGCAACGGTTCCGGCAACCGTGCCATCGGCCTGCGCGCCGACATGGACGCGCTGCCGATCCAGGAACCCGCTGACATGCCGTTCCGCAGCACCACGCCCGGCGTGATGCATGCCTGCGGTCATGACGGGCACACGACCATGCTCCTGGGTGCGGCGCGCTACCTGGCCGAGACGAAGAACTTCGACGGCATCGTCCACTTCATCTTCCAGCCTGGCGAGGAAGGCTGCGGTGGCGCGCTGGCCATGCTGGCGGATGGGCTGTTCGAACGCTTCCCCTGCGATGCCATCTTCGGCATGCACAACCGCCCCGGCATGCCGATCGGCCAGTACGGCATCCGCCCGGGGCCGACCGCAGCCGGCGGCGCCTTCTTCGACATCGCGGTGTCCGGCAAGGGCGCGCACGGTGCGCGCCCGGAAGCGAGCATCGACCCGGTGCTGGCCGCCTGCCACATCACGAGCGCGCTGCAATCCATCGTCAGCCGCACGCTCAGCCCGCGCGACCCTGCGGTGGTCAGCGTGACCAAGGTGATCGGCGGCGAGGCCTACAACGTCATCCCCGAGACCGCGACCATCTCCGGCACCGCGCGCTTCTTCACCCGCGAGGTCGGCACCCAGATCGAGGCCGCGATGCGTCGCGTGGCCGAGGGTGTCGCCGCCGGCTTCGGCGCCACCGCCACCACCGACTGGCGCCTGATCTTCGCGCCCACCATCAACGACCCCGCGCAGACCGAAGCCTATGCCGAGGCTGCCGCCGACCTGGTCGGGGCCGACAAGGTGGCCCGCGACAACCCGCCCGGCATGGGCTCCGAGGACTTCTCCTTCATGATGGAGCGCGTCCCGGGCGCCTATATCCATGTCGGCAACGGCGATGGCGCGATGCCCCACAACCCGCGTTACGCCTTCAATGACGACGCAATCCCCTATGGTGCCGCGCTCTATGCCCGCGTGGTCGAACGCGGCCTGTCGCGCGGGTGA
- a CDS encoding TRAP transporter substrate-binding protein: MMLRRRHLPLLATPFIANAAHAQTVTLRAAHTNAVGEVQDEGLKVMDRRLRELTSGRLGLQIFPNGQLGNELPMIEGVALGTIDLAVPSHAAFANFIKEFQLFDMPYLVRDYAHLEKIATTAPLMEELGVASRARNFRFLSLYSSGIRHLMTRTAVPDMAALRGKKIRTQQNPVHVAAFNAFGANATPLAYGELYGALQTGVVDGAEAAYTNFVGQKFYEVAPNFTLVGWLALTAPVVMSERRYQALAPDLRAAVDRAAMESAVFERNLVVEGEATLHAQAERAGAKISTPDKAPFQQAAQPLYARFLSTDADRRRLAAVQALT, from the coding sequence AACGCCGCCCATGCGCAGACCGTTACGCTGCGCGCCGCCCACACCAATGCGGTGGGCGAGGTGCAGGACGAGGGCCTGAAGGTGATGGATCGCCGCCTGCGCGAACTCACCTCGGGCCGGCTGGGCCTCCAGATCTTCCCGAACGGTCAGCTCGGCAACGAATTGCCGATGATCGAGGGCGTGGCACTCGGCACCATCGACCTGGCGGTACCCTCGCACGCCGCCTTCGCGAACTTCATCAAGGAATTTCAGCTTTTCGACATGCCCTACCTGGTGCGGGACTATGCGCACCTCGAAAAGATCGCGACCACCGCACCGCTGATGGAGGAACTGGGCGTCGCATCGCGCGCGCGGAACTTCCGCTTCCTGTCGCTGTATTCCTCCGGCATTCGTCACCTGATGACGCGCACGGCGGTGCCGGACATGGCCGCGCTGCGCGGCAAGAAGATCCGCACCCAGCAGAACCCGGTGCATGTCGCCGCCTTCAACGCCTTCGGGGCGAACGCCACGCCGTTGGCCTATGGCGAATTGTACGGCGCGCTGCAGACCGGCGTGGTGGATGGCGCCGAGGCCGCCTACACGAACTTCGTCGGCCAGAAATTCTATGAAGTGGCGCCGAACTTCACCCTGGTCGGCTGGCTGGCGCTGACCGCGCCGGTCGTGATGTCGGAACGGCGCTACCAGGCGTTGGCGCCGGACCTCCGCGCGGCGGTGGACCGGGCCGCAATGGAATCCGCTGTCTTCGAGCGCAACCTGGTGGTCGAGGGCGAAGCCACGCTCCACGCCCAGGCCGAGCGCGCCGGTGCCAAGATCAGCACGCCCGACAAGGCGCCCTTCCAGCAGGCGGCACAGCCGCTCTATGCGCGCTTCCTGTCGACCGACGCGGACCGCCGGCGCCTCGCTGCCGTGCAGGCCCTGACCTGA
- a CDS encoding TauD/TfdA dioxygenase family protein, which translates to MANSMMAWRAAAARRGLTVRDLAPAIGVEIGGIDLTAPEDAEITAIIRAACVDRTLLLLRDQQALTTAGYVDFTRRFGTNLDIHSRQDLCVPGHPEIFVVGNVVEGGRAAGAVKVGMNWHTDHYHLEHPGLFTFLHAIEIPPTAGETSYANGIAAWDAMPEALRARIDGLQVLHSRKRLFRELFPDATEAQVEAEGEKYPDVIHPLVRTHPESGRRGLFLGGEWGSIIQGLPEADARAVFEEVLAHLIRPDFVYKHAWRPGDLLMSDNRCSLHRASEWDESQHKRRLHRIILVDDTRPV; encoded by the coding sequence ATGGCCAACAGTATGATGGCCTGGCGCGCCGCGGCCGCCAGGCGCGGGTTGACGGTGCGGGACCTCGCCCCCGCCATCGGTGTCGAGATCGGCGGCATCGACCTGACCGCGCCGGAGGATGCGGAAATCACCGCCATCATCCGCGCCGCCTGCGTCGATCGCACACTGCTACTGCTGCGCGACCAGCAGGCGCTGACCACGGCGGGCTATGTCGATTTCACGCGTCGCTTCGGCACCAACCTCGACATCCATTCGCGCCAGGACCTGTGCGTGCCGGGCCATCCGGAGATCTTCGTGGTCGGCAACGTGGTCGAGGGCGGCCGGGCGGCCGGTGCCGTCAAGGTCGGCATGAACTGGCACACCGACCACTATCACCTCGAACACCCTGGCCTGTTCACATTCCTGCATGCCATCGAGATCCCGCCCACCGCCGGCGAGACCAGCTACGCCAACGGCATCGCCGCCTGGGACGCGATGCCCGAAGCCCTGCGCGCACGCATCGACGGCCTTCAGGTGTTGCACAGCCGGAAGCGCCTGTTCCGCGAACTGTTCCCCGACGCCACCGAGGCACAGGTCGAGGCGGAGGGGGAAAAGTACCCCGACGTGATCCACCCCCTGGTCCGCACGCATCCGGAATCCGGCCGGCGCGGCCTGTTCCTCGGCGGCGAATGGGGCTCGATCATCCAGGGCCTGCCGGAGGCAGACGCGCGGGCGGTGTTCGAGGAGGTCCTGGCCCACCTCATCCGCCCGGACTTCGTCTACAAGCACGCCTGGCGGCCAGGCGACCTGCTGATGAGCGACAACCGCTGCAGCCTGCATCGCGCCTCGGAATGGGACGAGAGCCAGCACAAGCGCCGCCTGCACCGCATCATCCTGGTGGACGACACCCGCCCGGTCTGA